The window ACAGTATGTCTAATGGAGATGTCAGTACAATATTACCATTAAcatttgaacaaaaattaaatgacatgcaattaaaaattgttgctGATGTTGTTAAAACAGTTGATGATCCAGATCcaaaaatttctttaataCAGGGACCACCTGGTACTGGTAAATCAACAGCAATAATTGCTATGATAACagaattaataaaagataaaaaacgtaaaaaaattttgttgtgtGCACCATCAAACAAAGCGATTGATGCTGTTCTTTTAAAACTATTAGAGGCTGCAAGTGATCTTGAAAAGAAAGGTATTCCATTAAATATTGTACGAGTTGgtagaattgaaaaaatggaTCCAAAAGTTCACAGAGTATCTTTATCAAATCTTGCGCTTCATCATAAAATAAGTCATTTATCTGTGACGTCAAATGTAACTCTTTGTAATTTGGAAGAAGATATTCTCAATAATGCAGATGTAATTGCATCAACATTAACTTCATCTTTTACAACacaaatggaaaatattcatGGTAATAAATTACAAGTACCAGTTTGTATAATTGATGAAGCTGGACAATCCGTCGAAATTGAAAGTTTAATTCCACTGATACTTGGGGTGGAAAAATTGATTCTCGTTGGTGATCCACAACAATTACCACCAACAATTATTTCAcgtgtatgtatatttatattattaataataaatttaaaaaaataatatttattaataaatatttcattcatttttttgttttaaggAAGCGAAATCTTATGGTTTGGATTTATCGTTATTTTCACGTGCACAAAAATACTTTACAAAATTTTCTTCAGTTAATCCAATACAAATGTTGAACGTCCAATACAGAATGATTGATCAAATTTCTTCGTGGCCAAATAAGTATTTTTATGGTGGTGCAATTAAAAATGCTGCTAAAGTTTCATCTCTTCCAATTTGTTCCTACAAATTACTCAATCATGAGTCACCACAAAGTGTTACCTCATTTTCAAATCCAAATGAAGCAaagattatcatcaaattactTGATCTTTTAATCAATAATCTTCCAAAAAACTATGAGCAAGGAAATTCACCAAGTATCAGTGTAATTACACCATATAATGACcaaagaaaaatgattttaaatcaaattaaatcaaccatgtaggttttatttttaaaattttcttttaccatttacttgtataaataatttatattctcaatatatttttttatagatactCAAAGCTGGTGTCATCATTAGAACATGAGTATAAAAAACtggaaaaatatgatgatgatgatgataataaagataaatccTTAAATGCTGATCAATCAAGTTTAAGCAACCATTTAtatcgtgaaaaaaaagaaaatttaaaatcaaaaagaacagtgaaattaaaaaattatgcattacttgaagaaataattgaaaagaaaCTCGCTAgaagtgaaaaatatattgctaaTGGATATTATAAAGTTATAGTTGAAATttctgatgatgaagatgatgacgatgatgaagaTAATTATGACAACAATTATCCAGCAATTACTGATAAATTTCGTAAGCGAGGcaatgcattaaaaaaaaaacaaacattttttacaaaagatgaaattattgctgttaaattaattatcaatgaaattgATAAGCTGAAAAAACTTAATACTCAATGGGAATCAGTTCGAATTAATACAGTTGATAGCTTCCAAGGTCAAGAACAGGACATCATCATAATGTCATGTGTTCGTAGCAATGGCATCGGTTTTGTTTCGAATCCAAACAGATTAAATGTTAGTTTGACAAGAGCAAAACATACCATGATTCTGTGTGGAAATTTTCATACATTCAGAGTAAGTATATTTactcatcaaatatatttaacattagtcttttttatatataaaaataataattaattttattttttttttcgttagaGAAATTCCATGTGGAGggatttattaaatgatgctGAAAAACGTCGGGTTGATGCTGATATAAGTCACTATACTTCAACTGAAGAATTAAagaaacttatttttttataataattatctttatatattttttttacgattacTATTAATTGCATTGTTTagaatacaatatttttcaattatttttcttttagattTACAAGTACAACTTAAATGTAAAGCATGACTCAATGTAActgataagaaaatttttaacgtCATTAAAATGtcagaaaattaataacaataattttatagcttgtaactttattttttcaattaaatttttcttttaattctaAATAGTCTGTAAGTATTGCTGAATCTAGATCAAGTGTGGATCCACTGTTTTCTACATCTCGTGTGCTAGTTGTAACAgtttataatcaaatttatttggccattatcattatcatggaAATGTTTACAATTGAGGGATGTAATTTTATTGGTCGAGATATTTATTACAAGTAcagtaattgtttttaaattaaacaagtaTTTAAATCAAGTCGATTattcaaaatcatttaataaaaagtcaGTATTGCATttcatgaatattaaaataatttatacatttgtaaactttaaaaatatttctataaataactttgtttaaaattacaaaagtttCAGATTTCAAGTGTGATCCAATTGCTGagtgttatatatattcaacagtagttgtttgtttttgttcttttgttttatcaagCTTGTGTTACCACTAGAAACCAGTCcagcaaataatattattttatgcgtgtaataaaattgaactgataaaaacaattgaaaacaCATGAATtgtgtataattataaaacaaataacgttcatcatcatcataagtaaaattaaaaaattgtaatgcaaaattatcatcaaaaaatgaattccaGGCGACGTACTTCCAGGGACACTTCAGCgaggtaatattattttctttaatcttgaattgttaaataacattttaaaataatatttaaataaaaattagttataGAATGATGATTTTTCCTTGTCGTACAATGGATTTATggacttttgaatttttttacacaatattTCAATGGGAAACTGACTGGTTTGATAATCCAAAAAACCATTTAACCAGTGAAAAATCATTGAGAGAAATTCTTGGTGATAATTGTCCTCTTGACTTGAATTCAACGTTATTGTGTTATAACAGCACAAAAGATTATTATGAAACGATGAAGCCGTTGATGAtgcatgaattttttcatgGTTTGTTAAAAGATACTGATGACGAGGATGATCCTGGTGAtagtaaaaattcaaatagagCAAAATCAATCATCGGCAGTATTGAGAGCATCCAAGAAACATCTGGAGATTGTTCTTCAACTAAAAAACTGTTGGTAATTAGAATGAAAATATCTTACGATTATGATAAATGGAGAGATCCAACAAAACCACCACCTGACACTCCGCAACGTGGTGATTTAGTCCATGTAATCTACAATGGCAGAAGAAAAGTATTTGGATACATTGATGACATGGATTGGAAACATCAAGATTGTACTTTAACAACAAGACAAATAAATACTAAtcatttaaatagaaatttaaaattaaaaactgttAAATCAATTCAACAAGATTTACGTAAATTACGTGCTCTTCAAGAGCTACcagaatcatcattatttaatgcAATAATGAAACCAAATGAATTGGATTATACAATTAGAAAAGCTGGCATTGAATCCATATcacgtttaaaattaaaacaaaaaaaactaaattgaaattaaataatcgaGAAAAAATTCTTCCACTtcgtgaaaaaaatacaaatttagcCATGGAGAATTTGTTGATTAAGCTTGTATTAAATCcaactgaaaaaaatgatgaagaagaaaaattatttacagctGATGAGATctcaaaaatcgaaataatttttaaaaaaattgttgacttGTCTGAATTGTATTATCAATGGCGAAGTATTGAAGTTAACACAGTAGATGGTTTTCAAGGGAGAGAACAAGACATTATAATGGCAAAATTATAGGGCATTGGTTTTGTTGCGTAATGCACTCCATCGGGTGGACAAAGCACCGTCAGGATGACAACGTTGATCTCGGTGATTGGACATCACCGGTGCCCGTGTCTGTAAGCCCAATCTGTGTACTGACCTTGTGTGAAAACCTCGTGTTTAAAGGCCTCAAGCGTATCATATACTTTCGTATCTACCATACAGTCAGTACACATTTGTCAGTACACATTTTTAACTTGTATATATAGAACGAAAGTCCTACATCACCACATGTGAGAAATAATCTGTCGTTTCATGCAGATCGCCACCTAGCAGCGATAAAAAAAGTACACGTCAAACATTTTAcagatataatttatttaaatgaaaatatatatgttggatatttaaaaaaatatatcatgttgtcattaaaattcagtttttaattcatcaaatgcAATCatctgtaataaatattttacattaattaatgCACACACCACAcacaaacaattaaatatgtatGTGTTTGTAAAGATTTTTGTGTTTAtgcatatttgttttttaagcgCCAGCTATTTTGGATTGTtttggattaaaaaattattgagagAGAAGAGAGAAGTGAGAGAGATAGCCAAAGTTTATATACATGCATGccctatatataaatacaatatatcTCAGTACTCTTGACTCAGCGGACTCAGCGTCTCTATTAGACTCTAtttgttgtataatttttattaataacaataaataaaataaaatataacaataataataaattaaaaatggcaAACAAAGAGACGtaagtcaataattttatattgatattgcaAATAAATGGTGGGGTAGCGTCACCCACGCCCGGcaccatttattttatttttttttttttttataaaaaaaataaattttggttTGTTTTTATAGCAATGATGATACAACTATGAGtgatgaattaaaagaaataaaaaaagaactaAATCTAGCACAATTAGATGCCGATTTAGagaagaaaaacaaaagaaaaagagaacAAAAGGAATTGGATGAGGtcaacgaaaaaattaaaaaaacaaaaaaagcacttaatgatgatgatgataataagaagaagataaattgtaaaatttgtgGAAAATGGAATCATTTAACAGCAAactgttggaaaaaaaataatcgtcCAGAGATGGTGGTTGCAACATCGTATGACGAACATTTCATCGATAAACTTGTAAATGACAGAAGACTCCATGGATtgataagtgaaataaaaaaacaatcattcGTAAATAAAAGACATTActaatttttgtaagtttttttatttttattattattattattattattaataataatattaatgtttgtttgtttgtttgttttttttttcaggattCAGGATTTCaggatataaataaaatattcctaaaaatatatctttataaGGATTTTAATCATGgtttcatcattaaattataataaataataatcaacaactgtcattaaaaaaaaaaaaaattaataaaataataaaaaaaaaggtcaagttatttacaatattcttattaataaaaatattaaaatgata is drawn from Aphidius gifuensis isolate YNYX2018 linkage group LG3, ASM1490517v1, whole genome shotgun sequence and contains these coding sequences:
- the LOC122851667 gene encoding probable helicase senataxin; translated protein: MQKSRKIDDWNSEFLYRIFQWNTKWFENEKNVRPENITIPQIIGEDLELIKTSLFYENIESYYKAMKPLMINEFFHTLLKDTEDEEVSDDKNTKFETEPLTFTGRITSHQAKVVENIPGKILYELKVEGDVLADLSDDLPRHGDLLYVDCGSSRIFGYLDDIVKKRSSMHELTCVLTVITGIKNIFHYSEIRCTTVKSIQQNLRVVRALVELPDSPLFSSIIEPNFSGYSMSNGDVSTILPLTFEQKLNDMQLKIVADVVKTVDDPDPKISLIQGPPGTGKSTAIIAMITELIKDKKRKKILLCAPSNKAIDAVLLKLLEAASDLEKKGIPLNIVRVGRIEKMDPKVHRVSLSNLALHHKISHLSVTSNVTLCNLEEDILNNADVIASTLTSSFTTQMENIHGNKLQVPVCIIDEAGQSVEIESLIPLILGVEKLILVGDPQQLPPTIISREAKSYGLDLSLFSRAQKYFTKFSSVNPIQMLNVQYRMIDQISSWPNKYFYGGAIKNAAKVSSLPICSYKLLNHESPQSVTSFSNPNEAKIIIKLLDLLINNLPKNYEQGNSPSISVITPYNDQRKMILNQIKSTIYSKLVSSLEHEYKKLEKYDDDDDNKDKSLNADQSSLSNHLYREKKENLKSKRTVKLKNYALLEEIIEKKLARSEKYIANGYYKVIVEISDDEDDDDDEDNYDNNYPAITDKFRKRGNALKKKQTFFTKDEIIAVKLIINEIDKLKKLNTQWESVRINTVDSFQGQEQDIIIMSCVRSNGIGFVSNPNRLNVSLTRAKHTMILCGNFHTFRRNSMWRDLLNDAEKRRVDADISHYTSTEELKKLIFL
- the LOC122851669 gene encoding uncharacterized protein LOC122851669 — encoded protein: MQNYHQKMNSRRRTSRDTSASYRMMIFPCRTMDLWTFEFFYTIFQWETDWFDNPKNHLTSEKSLREILGDNCPLDLNSTLLCYNSTKDYYETMKPLMMHEFFHGLLKDTDDEDDPGDSKNSNRAKSIIGSIESIQETSGDCSSTKKLLVIRMKISYDYDKWRDPTKPPPDTPQRGDLVHVIYNGRRKVFGYIDDMDWKHQDCTLTTRQINTNHLNRNLKLKTVKSIQQDLRKLRALQELPESSLFNAIMKPNELDYTIRKAGIESISRLKLKQKKLN